The genome window CTCGAGAGCGCCCCGGCGCAATGACCACCACCCAGATTCTCGAGCTCGCCGCCGCCGCCCTGATCATCGGCGCCGGCATCTTCCTGATGCGCCGCCGCGCCGCCGACGGATCGCGCCGCGGCAGCCAGGGCGGCGTGATCCTGTTGCTGATTGGCGCGTTGGTCGCGGTTCACGGTCTCGGGCTGCTCGACTATCGCCCGAGCCCGGCCGAGCTGGAGATGCGCCAATGATCAAGCTCATTCTCATCGTCGCCGTCGTCGCGGTCATCGCCGCTTTGCTGCTCGCCCGCCGCGGCCCGCGCATCACCCACATCGAACACCGCCGCGACGACGAGGACGAGCGGTGATCCTCCGTCTTCGCCCCACTCCGCGCCGCTGGCTGCGCAATCACGCTGGCGAGGTCATCATCGCTGTCCTGGCGCTCATGTTCCTAGCCGTCGGCGGTCCGCTGGCGCTCGGCGCGGCGGCGGCAACGGTCGTCGTCCTCAGCTTCCTCGGAGCCATATTCTTCGCGCTGGTCCAGAATTGGCAGCGCAGCGGCGATCGCTACAAGGCGCGCCTTCGAGCCGCCCGCGAAGGCGTGCCCGAGCCCGCCTTTCCGCCGCTCCAGCCGTTCGCCCACCGGGTGCGCAAGCTGTTCGTCCGTGGCCTCCGCGAACTGCCGCTCTACGTAAACCCGTTCTCGGTCGTCGCGCGATGAGCTACCGCCAGCACAGCTTCGATCCCGGCGCCTACGACCAGCCCGGACCGGTGCTGCGCCCCTACAATTGGGTGCAGTGGAGCGGAATCGCGCTGATGGCGGTCGGCGCCGCGATCATCCTCGTCGAATGGGCCGGCAAGCTCGGCTGGCTGCCGCGCTGGGTCGAGGATACCGGCTTCGCGCCGATCTCGCTGATACTGATCGGCTCGGTGCTGGTCAGCTCGCGCCGCGCCCCCGGGACGCCGATCACCGACGAGCAGCGCGCGAAGAATCGCCGCACCCTCGTCATCACCGCCCTCGTCTGCGCCGCCGTCCTCGGCGCCGCCACCGTCATCGAATTCCAAGGAGCCTAAACCATGCCCCTTCTCCAGGCCCGCAAGCAGTACAAGCCGTTCGAATATCCCTGGGCGTTTAAATATTGGAAGCGCCAGCAGCAGATCCACTGGATGCCCGAGGAGGTGCCGCTGGGCGAGGACTGCCGCGACTGGGCGCAGAAGCTGACCGAGCACGAGCGCAATTTGCTCACCCAGATCTTCCGCTTCTTCACCCAGGCCGACGTCGAGGTGCAGGATTGCTATCACGACAAATACGGCCGCGTGTTCAAGCCGACCGAGGTCAAGATGATGCTCACCGCTTTCTCCAATATGGAGACGGTGCACATCGCCGCCTACAGCCATCTGCTCGACACCATCGGCATGAACGAGAGCGAGTACAGCGCCTTCCTCCAGTACAAGGAGATGAAGGACAAGCACGACTATCTGCAGCAGTTCGGGGTCGATACCGACGAGGACATCGCCAAGACGCTCGCCATGTTCGGCGGCTTCACCGAGGGCCTGCAATTGTTCGCCAGCTTCGCCATGCTGATGAACTTCCCGCGCTTCAACAAGATGAAGGGCATGGGCCAGATCGTCAGCTGGTCGGTGCGCGACGAGAGCCTTCACTGCGAGGGCATCATCCGCCTCTTCCACGCCTTCGTGAAGGAGCGCGACTGCCTGACGCGCAGCGTCAAGGACGAGATCATCGACGCCTGCCAGAAGACCGTCCGGCTCGAGGACGCGTTCATCGACCTCGCGTTCGAGATGGGCCCGGTCGAGGGCATGACCCCCAAGGCGATCAAGAAGTACATCCGCTACATCGCCGACTGGCGCCTCGGCCAATTGGGCTTCGCGCCGATCTACATGATCGACGAACACCCCCTCCCCTGGCTCGCCCCGCTGCTCAACGGAGTCGAGCACGCCAACTTCTTCGAAACGCGGGCGACCGAATATTCCAAGGCCGCGACGCGCGGAAACTGGAACGAAGTGTGGGACAATTTCGACCGGAGGCAGAAGGCCAAGGGCGCGGCCAACGACCCGACCGACGAGCAAGAGACGGCCGGCGAGGTGGATATGTTCGGGAACCAGGGAGTCGCCGCCGAGTGAAACATCGGTGTCATTCTTGTGCGGGCGAAGCGGGCTTCAAGGCTCCGGCGGTGCGTCAGCACCGCTGGAATGCCCGCGTAGGGGTGGCGGCCGAGTGAAACTTAGGCGTCAATCCCGGGGCGTAGCAGGCCTGAAGGCTCCATTGGGCTTAGCTCAATGGAATGCCTGCGTAGCGGGAGCGACTTTGAAGGCTCCGGGAGCGCGTGGCGTTGCTGGAATGTCGGCGGAGGGGGCGGCGGAGTAGTCATGGCGTTCAATTGGGTCTGTCCATATTGTAATCACGCACAGACGGTTGTCAGCGAGCGCACTTCGCG of Sphingomonas mesophila contains these proteins:
- a CDS encoding ribonucleotide-diphosphate reductase subunit beta, translating into MPLLQARKQYKPFEYPWAFKYWKRQQQIHWMPEEVPLGEDCRDWAQKLTEHERNLLTQIFRFFTQADVEVQDCYHDKYGRVFKPTEVKMMLTAFSNMETVHIAAYSHLLDTIGMNESEYSAFLQYKEMKDKHDYLQQFGVDTDEDIAKTLAMFGGFTEGLQLFASFAMLMNFPRFNKMKGMGQIVSWSVRDESLHCEGIIRLFHAFVKERDCLTRSVKDEIIDACQKTVRLEDAFIDLAFEMGPVEGMTPKAIKKYIRYIADWRLGQLGFAPIYMIDEHPLPWLAPLLNGVEHANFFETRATEYSKAATRGNWNEVWDNFDRRQKAKGAANDPTDEQETAGEVDMFGNQGVAAE